In Solenopsis invicta isolate M01_SB chromosome 9, UNIL_Sinv_3.0, whole genome shotgun sequence, the sequence tttttttacaattttttttatataataaaatttttacagtaaaagttatactgtaaaagcaggtagaaacctttttcacgatcgcttgatagttgcaatgacagagcctctaatggtgaatttcggaacgcaaattaaacttccgcgcattattcatacataccgtttgttttttgttcctgaactccctaaattagtgtgcacttaaaatgaaataagtatatgtttaaaagttagcaaaagcaagaaggaacgttccagtgcagtgtAGGAacagtgcaggaacagaaaacaagcctataatcgctgtgcgtgaaaagattcacgtgaactctctatgagtgaaaaatgaaaaatgaaaagtgaaaagtgaaacgtgaaaagtgaaaagtgaaacgtgaaaagttccatgTGAAATTACTTGATTGACCCCCTGGGTTAaaaccattgaactatactttAACTGAAATGggcactagccgccagaaaacgtgacgagagagagccatttcgaagggccacctctctttgttagtacagtcacgttagaaagttttgcagcaCCGGCACATGAGGAttagataaacgagcgacttgagtgacgtacacccaaggactttgattctgtctatggggaaattttccaaactaagaagtcaccactttctacatactcacagttcatgattaatgaaacgcctagagcttattggtcattacgttaatcatgaactgtaagtatgtagaaagatagtgacttctcagttgggaaaatttccccatggacagaatcaaagtccttgggtgtacactcaTGGAGtttgattctgtctatggggaaattttccaaactaaaaagtcaaAGGAAAAAGGCTGGCATGGTTCCTCCTCTGGGagtgtcccagttgcgcacagactcgattggacaccaccaatcatagcGGCCGGTGCCTAAAGTATTTATTGGTTgagttagattagattacgtgattggtgatgtccgatcgggtctgtgcgcaactagGCCTCATCCGATTTCTCTCTCTAGTTcaggggtcgattgtgtatcatgtaactagagtgaaaatgacaaaagtgaacaaatttactagagtatttataatttcattggtcAACAACTagtaaatttgctcacttttgtaattttcactttaGTTACACGATACAGaaggtgctttccagctacgacacaaatcgacactgtgtaacacactccgtttgttttctgttcctgaactctctaaataagtgtacacttaaaatgaaatagatagatgtttcaaagttagcaaaagcaagaaggaacgttccagtgtagtctagtgcaggaacagaaaacaagcctactgtttgttttctgttcctgaactccctgaattagtgtgcacttaaaatgaaatagatatatatttgaaagttagtggaagcaagaagaaacgttccagtgcagtctagtgcaggaatagaaaacaaacctacagtgtccattagtgtaaagagaaaaaattttaattgtcttacactaatggaccagcgggtcccgatagcgcacatcccaatagcacacaaaccactcacaatggcagatgcctagagattttccgtaggttgggttagataagtcaagatgattggttggtgggctatcgagatgtgcgctatcggaaccctcccctAATGGACACTGTGCTAAGCAGTAGAGtcctatacagggtgattcagaacgacccatgtgtccctgtaaagacgtattcttgaataaattctgagacgatttgtcctgtacgaaaattttgtccgacgcttaatttttaaataataaggggataaagttagcgaatcacgggccgtgtacacatggtagacaaaggcgccgcaactcaccgtccgacacgagtaagcgcccgcgtcggacggtgagttgcggcgcctttgtctaccatgtgtacacggcccgtgattcgctaactttatccccttattatttaaaaattaagcgtcggacaaaattttcgtacaggaaaaatcgtctcagaatttattcaagaatacgtctttacagggacacatgggtcgttctgaatcaccctgtataaagagagaagcgacatcaaacccccaccacaaccttcagtatccaattgagtcttctaccgccattttgggaccgctttaagggcctcgcacatgaaatgcataacataacatatgcacaacataagaccgatgggccaatgagcatctaaCATAaaatcgccatattgatttacatagcattttcattggtccgtcgctCTTGTGTttatgttacgttatgcatttcatgtgcgaggccctttaacgtcatcaaacaccattcgtatcattctgcaaacagctgtggtcacaatatggctgctcgcttagccaatcaagtatcaatcagattaccaatcagaactacggacatcaatgtcgcttctttctttatataggactctactaaGCAGTAGAGGCCATGACACACAAAATGCTTAAGGCATTACGTTCTACCAATCACAGTCAGAATTGTAATTTACGTTCGACTTCATATACTATTTGACTATCtttatttacgttatttaaCGACGTAGtacaatattgttaattaaaatccgccattttgtaacagatgtaattaataaatttattttaatcaactttatttactttattttaatttcctttttaattACGGCAGCTTTCAGTCCCATCCACCAGTTAATCTCAATCTCGCTAAATAAAACATGCAATCAGAAAACTGCTCGTGATTGGTAAAacgtagagtcctatataaagagagaagcgacattgatgtccgaagctctgattggtaatctgattgatacttgattggctaagcgagcagccatattgtgaccacagctgtttgtagaatgatacgaatggtgtttgatgacattagagcggtcccaaaatggtggtggaggactcaattggatactgaaggttgtggtgggggttcaatgtcgcttctctctttatataggactctagtaaAACGTAAAACGGGAGACTTAAGAATTTCATTGTTACGAAATTTTTAGACATTACATTTTACGTTTTAATATGGCTGCTTACGTTCTCAACTGTGATTGGCCGATTTGCTTACTGCTTACGTTTCACGTCTTATGCCTCGtgcccacaggacgcggcaaggCTTGCCCCGCGGCAGAAGTTGGCTGAGGAATATTTCGATAGCCAATCAACGTCTCGTTCGCCTGGATGTAATTTCCGCCTCGCGGCAAAAGTTGGATCGAGTTCAACTTCATGATTGGCTACCATGCCAATTTCCGCCGCGCGGCAAGccttgccgcgtcctgtgggcaCGAGGCATTACGTTTTTCTATGTGCCATGGCTTGTAGCTAGAAAGCATCCACAATTAAATCAACCCTCTGtgctgggggtcgatcatgaaactttttccctaaggcggaaacgtgaaaagtgaaaatctttaccattgaagttaatggagaaatttttcacttttcacgtttctgccttaaggaaaaagtttcatgatcgaccccctgaagAAGTTCCGAGAAACAAAAGTGAATCTAGATAGCGCTTCCTCAATTTAAATTATGACTTCTTGCGCAAGCGCATTACGTGTGCGCGTGCACTGTGTGATTGTTTTATCAGGAAAATGTGATTTGCAGTTTGCAATACAGGATAGGACTTTGCCTGGTAATGTTGTTTTCATTATAAGAAGCGAAAGAATCGAATGGTCGAAGGCGCTACTAGTCAGAATGACTGATcaagatacaaataataataatactcttCCATTACGGGAGAATTTGGTAAGTTATTGCTCATCACattgtaattatgtaaattatgtaaattttaagaattgcaCAATATATTCATAATTACTTTCTAAGTTAACCAATAAATTACGAATGTATCTAATTACGCATGCATAATGGATGAAGCTATATTTAACATGCacacatgtattactttatcTTGCTTATAAacttatatgtaatttatacaaatataaaacttataaagtgttaaaatttataaaggtCAAAACAGCAGTGCAATTTCTACAAAATCCTAAAGTATTGTCGAGTCCGTTGATGCAAAAACAGGAATTTCTTAAAAGGAAGGGTCTCACAGATGAAGAGATTAAAACAGCTTTCAAACTAGCGGCCGTTGACAATATAACTGATCGCAATGTTCTTCAGAATCAGAATCCATACACTACTGTGGAAATACCACAGGGATCTATTCAACCATATCGTCAAATGAGCACTTATCAACCTTTTTTGCAGAAagtcaaagaattttttaatgcaactgCATTAATTGGCATAACAGTGTACTGTGCATATTGGTTTTATAAGGTATTTTGTacagtattaaaaagaaaaagatttgtttCTATTATGTGCAAGACATCGGAGAAATTTTTAGTATAGTggttttaaattctttatgcTAATCCAATGTTagtatataaaatgaaaagtgtatataggtatatacatgtatttatatatatactttgctctaatatttattgaaatgtaatgcaatttcttattttgtagAAATTTCTAGAACCTCTTCTGTTTGgtcaaaaaaagaagaagagtaTAGAAGATAGAGTAACCGATTTAGATAAAACCGTTCAAAGTTCCATGAAAGAAGTGAAAGATACTATTTTGAAGGTAGAAGGAGAGGTGCAAAAATTGACGCAGCATCAAGCATTGGATCCAACTATCCCGCAATTGGTGCAAGAACTTAAACACGATTTATCTAGTCTAAAAGCTTTACTTTTATCAAGGTATATATtcacttttctttctttttatgtaaaacCATACATAATCTTGTGTTAATGTCGTAAGAGAACAGTGCACATAGATCATCAGTAATAGCAATTTATTGCCGTACAatgagattattttatttagacattatttatcattttattctcTTATATGGTACTTGCTTATATTaagatcattattttttacaagagATCAAACGTCATCACAACCTCACATATGTACCCCTCTCGTACATATACACAGTTTTATCTGAAATTGCTTATGAAATTGATACCTGGAAATTTtggtaattttcttttaaataagagCCAGCttgacaaaatataaattaaaaatataacttgtgCTTTACTTCAgcttatttctatttttgacCATCTGCACTTTTGAATcttttatattgcaaataacATTCTCATTagattatgtatacatattttttcatattataaatttaatacacaaGTAGAATTAGCTtaactcaaaatttttataaattgcttgtATACAATTACTTTAGTTTGCTATTTAGTTTATTATCTATTACTAATTTCcaattatatcttaaaatagGAAACAGTTTCCTACTGCTCCAGCATCTATACCATCATGGCAGTTGAGTTCAACAAATGTAAGTCAAGAAAAAGCAACTGAACGAGAAGACGATGCTGGAAGTGGAAGCAGTACTAACAATTCGGACAGTTCTTTGGAAATGATTCGAGAAGATCCACCCAAAGaataaatttaggaattttgAATCTATCATCATAATTACTTCCATAATAATAGTCTTCGATATACGATATATTCGCCATCATATATTGAAGCAAAAGGATTATAGTTTCAATTATACAAGATATTAGAGAAatgtttcatattatttttatgcaggataTTAGAAAAGTTTCGAATTAATGTGGATATAAGCTCCCTTTTTAACACCGCGTGCGCTTGCGTATGTTAATAAAGGAATTTAGATCCAGATtgattcaaaacttttttaatctctattatgtgtgtgtgtgtgtgtgtgtatgtatgtgtgcgtgcgtgctcgtgtgtgtgtatacacgcACACACTAGCGGCGTAATCCTGCGTTTTTGGTATTcaattttgtgaatattttactatatataaaaaaacaatgttcGATTGTAAAGAGCAACACTTCCAAGATGTATAacgaaaattatcaaaaaacatATTCATGTATCGATTAtgtcatttattataacatagCAAATCAatcgaataaatatattaattggatattttcttataatttttaacaaaatatttttcttgtacaAGACACTAAGTAGGCTGTTttaatatagttattttaaaaaattagtttgatATTTTACTAGTACAAGgacaaaaaaaggagaaaaaaaacaaaactagaaattttgtaatattttgaaaaatttttacatgagcaAAAGCagtattttccattttataattatgtaaattattaaaaaattttaagaaatatatgtaaGAAACGTAGTCCATATAAGCTTGGGAGAGTTGGGTTGGATGTTTTGTGAAAATAAATTGtagataaaaaaagatgtaacaattttttacatcttCACAAAATAAACTTCTTAATGTATTGTATTAtagtttatatgtaaaaatgttcaTATTTTAATCTAGAATTAAAAACATCAAAGACAGTTACAATACAAAGTACTGTATTTAAGAatcttgtaaattttatatattgataatgGAATTGTGTATCGTATTATAAACTGAGAAATTGATGTACTTTCACACATAGTACCTGCCTGTGTCACAATACAGACAGTGTTATGTATGtacagatataattttattgaataaataaattaaataattaactttgtCTTTTAATAGAATACTATATGCATTGCCCATGGTTCgtgttatgaaaaaattattattacaacagAGAAAGTATgtaaattctataatatataatagaaaaacaataattttaattttaaaaaatctttattgaaGGATAACTAATATCGCTAAATCTTGTACACATGGGcgtattgttctttttttactttttaaatgtaaattgaataaattgattttacatttatgtataaatgcatgtgtatacatgtgtatgtgtgtgcatgtaTGTGCGGATGCACTTAcattacacatacacacacgcacataaatATAGGTATTAGATGAAGTCCATGTATTGTAACTTATTTATACCAATCATTCATACAAAAATCAGTCATACTTGAGTTGCGTCAAATACATCCGAGTAATATGTACAAGTTGTATAATGTTCGACATTATTGTATCACTAAACAAGCAAACAAAGTACACAGATTcgtgtacgtgtacgtgtgtgtagtTTGCTAGTAtatgtatatcacttacaagaagAGTTCATGATAtgtaattcatttaattatttcactattcgtaatcatgaaataaataaattgtatgttaactatatataagaaacaaatttgtttctcaaattagagaaaaatttgcaaaacttTTCACATTTTAAGTAATTAGAGCTAATTGAGTACTGTAtttaagattttgttttttaaatgtaatatgatAATCTTAAGATTATAAGTTGAAACCTCTTCTTCCTTATACGCTATTCTTCCCCCATATTTTCGAatatcaatgaaaaaaattatacatgtatgatTTGTATGGAAAAATATCATATTGTATAATTCATACGAGTTTTCTTTAcatagttaaatattttattataaaataatatatttatagcataaacaaaaaagaaatgcaaGTAAAATGagtattgtataaatttttttttatagaaacacTCAATTGCTCTTGTTAAGATgtttgcaagaaaaaatatataaatcaattcTATGTTTCAACTTATATGATCTCAAGATTATTTTTTAGGAACAagaatttgaatattatatcaagacaattacaaatatatttctttacaagTGTGTTGTTTTctcgtttatatatttattaattgcaattattttatggGACAAAATAAAGTAGAAAACCAAAAGTATCAAAGAATCGCATATTATAAACTCTTGTAAGAGCGCATACCATACACAATCAATCATATAAGatcatacatataatattcCATATCGCGGAAGTCTTGACGAGAACAGATGTCATTCTTTCCtggttttatattaatacttctTTTATTGGATATAACCAGGATACAGCTGCCTCACTGATACAGTGAGTTACAGTGAAATCCATTTGACTTAGGTacatctcccccccccctctttttCTATCTATCTATACATCCTAGGTTAATAACAAAAGTactttaatgatttattttccATGATGTGccgaaatatataaataaaaagttgaattcTTACCTAATATGAAAAATCTTGCTGGCTAATACGATTCTATCTTATTTTTGTATCTTGGTCTTTGGTAAAGATTTGTACAacagaaaaaagtaaagaaattcgCTTCATGATTTTGCACATATGGATTGTACAACGCAAAGAGTTTATCCTAGGATGTTTTTGTGCTGATGTAATTATTGGCTGAATACCATTTTCTTCGGTACTTATTCACCGCTTTTCGTTCGAGTATAGAAAAACAAGGACTAAAGAAAGGGGCTCTCTCATTATATGGGCAGCGACCTAAAGTTGCTATTAattagtaacaataataatccTAGGCTAGACACACTAACTGAAACTGCTAATAGTTTCAACTCTAGAATATCTAGTGTATCGTTCAATCTCAGCTATGCTACCAAGTATGGTGTAAGTGTAAATTTCTTGAAAGAACGGATCGTACATCCTGCGTGAAACGAAGAGCATCCAAGACTGGAAGTAAGCTTAATAAAGCGGTGTCTCCCGCATCGCTGAACCATGACTTTATGGGTATCGCGTTGTCTATGACATAAAAAAGAAGAGACAATAATACATACACATTATTGCTTTAACTTTATCCATTATCAATAGTGCTATATTacgtgcatttttttttctaaaataaagcaaattatgagaaaatacaaagttttttttagtgatattttattttctttatcatttttacgttgcatttaaaaaaatgaaacgtaCGGAATTCGAATTTCCAATTAAGGGAAAGGAAACCTcatttaaaatcgattttttttatttgctattttttgctaaaattgttaaaaaattatctcaaaaatatggggaaaaaaacattaaaaagttataaaagactTCCTTTTGTgttatttcaaaaaaaggtgAGTCGGCCTCATCGGCCAGAGTGCGTAGGTATACAACTTTAAACGTCTTTTTCTAAAAACGCTAAAATTTTGCGCGTCGAGAcatgtaactcaaaaactacttgACCGATCATCTTcaattttacatgtttatttttcaattatctaGTCCCAACCAGTCCCAACATATACCTATccaatcattaatattttgctttaaacattaattattaccaATTGTTTAAAgtggttttttttgtttatgtcgccgtttttgaaattttatgaattttattgattatatagGTATATGTTAtgcgtttttacataaactaacaaaattttcttgaaatttttgatttacattaattttgtgaGCTCGGCGTGTCCCAGCGCAAGTTCAAGGAGCCAACTTCAAGCAGCTGCTGTGccgccattttgaaatttttcaacaccaaaaaaatttttttaatttgtttaaatagtgAATATATCGTATACATTCTACTTCTTttacattcaataaattttgcagttttttttaaatcaagaaaaaacgGCTGTTTACATAAGGtttcttctttaatatatatgtgttaTATGTTATAGTAtcggattttttaaaattcgaaACGTATTATATAGTAATCGTAGTAGTATCTGTTGCCCAGATACCATTAAACAcgatgttaacaatttttttctacaaagataaaacaatatatcaaaatataatattatggtaaataacatacaaatattatagtaaaagaTTATATAGACTTTAAACAGACATTAACTCTCATGTTATTGAGTCTAATCATGAAAGACACACATGTGATAGAAAAAGTACaatataatcatattaaaattatatatgcatatatacacaCTTACGTGGATAGGCTCTGTAAGCTCCTGGGCTGTTATCAAGAATAAAGACTGAAGAGAGATCTGAACAGATTGCAGATAAATCCTTGGTGTAAGAACCCATTTCTGGCGTGCAATGTTGTCTATAATATCTGCGCCTTAAAATACCTCTGTTATTATCTAGTTTATCTGCAACTGCTGCCCCATATATTTCCATGGATGCAGTAAAGACTACTAGCTCGTACCtatttaatatagataatagaaaaaaataattaatctaatcttattaaaaaaaaaacgtcaaaaaCGAGATCCAAGCAAgctttgaaaatgtaaaatttatttgctagTACATTTTTAGGATTTTTAGGATGTTTCTTTCTAAGCGATACTTACCACTGACTAACAATATCCAAGAAGAAATCTACGTGTGGTCTTTTATGGACAAAAAATCTAACAGGATGTCTGTCTATCGTCACTTTAAGAACAAAATCTGGAGGTGTACCAGGCCTGACAGTTGGCCTCGCTACTCCGTCGTGATGAGAGTGAATTAATGTTTCATCTAAATCCAGTACTAATACTTTTCTCTTAACTATACCTGGAACATTCTTGTATTGTACACAAATGTCAAAAACTTGTACTTATCACATTGCATACAATGTGATAAGTGTAAAATTCATATATACTTCATTAAGATACCTACTAAGTCTGTGCCTAGATAAAGGTGAAAGCGGGAAGATCTCGTATTTGACTGGTTGCATCTGTGAGatctaaaatgaaataatacatgtatcatttatatattgcgTTTATAacatacaaagaaaaaatataaaataactatattaaaattataataacactGAGATCAATACCTTTTTACAAGAGAAAAAATACTTGAATGTTTTATGAAAAACAggttcataatttataattgtaagttataatataaattattataatatcataaatgGCATGTGCACGTAATCCAATGATAtccaaacaattaaaaaaaattgacatttataGAATATACAATAGATTTGGAGTAATAGACATAGATGTATCATTAATCTAGTGTGTTatccaaaataaatataattaatatatacaatttgtatataaatatcaagCAACAGCATTAAGTAACTACTTACACCTCTACATTGCATCTTGAAAACAGACACGAGTcacataaaaagataaatatttctcaAGAAAGCAACTACTTATAATGGAACATGTAGGTATGGTCCATTATtctaaaatcataatttaaaagatttgctCAGCTAAAAGAActgagattttttaaaataaaataagtgtgtttatatcgatatatatacgtataatacgTGTATAATACATACAGAGCCATGTAAAATTTATGAGAATTGAGAGCgataaaataatatgtctcattacatttaattttgtagaGATCGAAAGGATAGATTTGCGAGGTAGAGATCCAgcgtatatacacacacacacacacacacacacgcgcgcgcgcgcacacacacacacacacacacacacacagtgtgtgtgtgtgtgtgtatatatcgCATGTAACGCTCTTCAGTGATGCACgctgataaatatatatatatatatatatatgctgaatatatatatatatatatatatatatatatatatatatatatatatatatatatatatatcagcgTGCATCACTGAAGAGCGTTACATGCGTCAACAAACGTCAACGATATCTATATCGCGATAAAAGATCGGCCAGATGACTCGTGACTGAATGCGGAAGAAGGCGCGAATAGAGGCGCGAAGCACCTACTTACGGCTCTAACCTGCTTCTTGAGTAGAAAGCAGATGCAGGTCCACACACGGGAGGCCATTAAGAGGAAAGCTCTCATCCCCATCTGCAATTGCTTCAGCATCTCTACTGTTCTTCTCACCGGGCCGAAGTCCGGCAACGCTTAATCTCCAGTGTCGAATCTGTCCGCTGCGGGTGT encodes:
- the LOC105205516 gene encoding peroxisomal membrane protein PEX14; the encoded protein is MTDQDTNNNNTLPLRENLVKTAVQFLQNPKVLSSPLMQKQEFLKRKGLTDEEIKTAFKLAAVDNITDRNVLQNQNPYTTVEIPQGSIQPYRQMSTYQPFLQKVKEFFNATALIGITVYCAYWFYKKFLEPLLFGQKKKKSIEDRVTDLDKTVQSSMKEVKDTILKVEGEVQKLTQHQALDPTIPQLVQELKHDLSSLKALLLSRKQFPTAPASIPSWQLSSTNVSQEKATEREDDAGSGSSTNNSDSSLEMIREDPPKE
- the LOC105205517 gene encoding CTD nuclear envelope phosphatase 1 homolog isoform X2, which gives rise to MLKQLQMGMRAFLLMASRVWTCICFLLKKQISQMQPVKYEIFPLSPLSRHRLSIVKRKVLVLDLDETLIHSHHDGVARPTVRPGTPPDFVLKVTIDRHPVRFFVHKRPHVDFFLDIVSQWYELVVFTASMEIYGAAVADKLDNNRGILRRRYYRQHCTPEMGSYTKDLSAICSDLSSVFILDNSPGAYRAYPHNAIPIKSWFSDAGDTALLSLLPVLDALRFTQDVRSVLSRNLHLHHTW
- the LOC105205517 gene encoding CTD nuclear envelope phosphatase 1 homolog isoform X1, with the translated sequence MLKQLQMGMRAFLLMASRVWTCICFLLKKQVRAISQMQPVKYEIFPLSPLSRHRLSIVKRKVLVLDLDETLIHSHHDGVARPTVRPGTPPDFVLKVTIDRHPVRFFVHKRPHVDFFLDIVSQWYELVVFTASMEIYGAAVADKLDNNRGILRRRYYRQHCTPEMGSYTKDLSAICSDLSSVFILDNSPGAYRAYPHNAIPIKSWFSDAGDTALLSLLPVLDALRFTQDVRSVLSRNLHLHHTW
- the LOC105205517 gene encoding CTD nuclear envelope phosphatase 1 homolog isoform X3 produces the protein MLKQLQMGMRAFLLMASRVWTCICFLLKKQVRAISQMQPVKYEIFPLSPLSRHRLSIVKRKVLVLDLDETLIHSHHDGVARPTVRPGTPPDFVLKVTIDRHPVRFFVHKRPHVDFFLDIVSQWYELVVFTASMEIYGAAVADKLDNNRGILRRRYYRQHCTPEMGSYTKDLSAICSDLSSVFILDNSPGAYRAYPQKNC